The window CCGAGAACGGCGGGGCGGCCGCCGAGCGTGTGGTGGCGTACCTGCGCCGGCAATGCGCTCCCGGTGACGGTGAGATGGCCACCGTGCCGCCACGGCTGGCGGCCTGGCGCGACTGGGTTCCACCACGCGGCCACCTGTTCGGGGTGCCGGGCGCGGACCGTCAGTCCGACGATGTGGCCCAGCCGCGGCGCTGTGGTGACCCGGGGGAGTGACACCCGTTCAGGTGGTCGTCCGCAGGGTCTCCGACGGTGACTCTCCGAAGCGTTTCCGATAGGCGGACGCGAACCGACCCAGGTGTGCGAATCCCCATCGGTGCGCCACATCGGCCACGGTGATCATGGCCGGGTCGCCGGTGCGGAGCGTTTCGTGCGCACGGGTGAGCCGGACCTGTTGCAGGTACGCCATGGGCGCGCTGCCGATGTGCCGACGGAACCCGGACTGCAGCGAGCGGATGCTGGTCCCGGCGATGGCCGCCAGTTCGCCGACGGTGAACGCGTGTTCCGGCTCGCCGCTGATCGCGTCCAGGACCCGGCGGATCGGTCGGGGCGGTCCCGGGGTGGGCGGCGCCACGAGTTCGGCGGCGTACCGGTGCGGAACGCTCAACAGCAGCCCGCTGAGCACACTGCTGCACAGCTGTTCGGCGATCAGCGGCTCGAAGATCAGGCTGCTCTCGTGTTCGAGCTCGTCGCGGAGCAGCCGGATCAGGCGGCTCCAGCTGTGTGCCGGTCCCTCGGTGAGATCGAAGGCGGCCGGCAGGTCGATCGGGCCGTCGATCGGATGGCCGAGGAGCGCGACCAGCTCCGCCTCCAGCGCCCAGCTCTCGATCCGGACAGCCAGCTCCGCGGTGTTCGGCTCCTGGCGCAGCCGGACCCGGTCACCGGGCCGGAAGGCGAGCGCGGTGGCCGGCGTGGCGACCACCTCCTGCCCGCCCCGGCAGGCGCGCACCAGCCCGGTGGTGGGCAGGGTGAGGTGGTAGGCGGACAGTGCCGGGAAGTCCAGGGTCGCGCTGGCGGCGAACGTGAGGTGGCCGACGGTCAGCGGTCCGAGTTGGATCACCTCCACCCCGAGTTTGAGATCTCCGGAGGCGGACACCGGGGGGTAGAAACGATTCAGGACCTGTCGGGCCCGATCGCCGTCGACGCTGTCGAAGTAGACGGTGTCCGGCGCCGGTGTGGCGCGCGGCAGGGCGTCAACCATGCCGCCTGGCGCTCCAAGGCATACGGTGAGTATTCGGTCAGGTGGGTGGACAGTCAACGTGCCCGCCACGCACTGACCGTTCCAGCACATTCCGGCCATATGAACTACTCTGGCGTTCCGCGCCTACGTGGCGTAACTTGCAGACCAGCGGATTGTTGTAGGAACGCGGGTTCCCGGTCGGCGTCCCCAGCGAACGCCGCTCAGCGCACGACCCCACTTCTTCGGTCGGCGCCACCGTGTCCCGCGGCAGGATCGGCGTCGGCTCAGAAGGCTGGGACGCCAGGAAGAGGGCAGCTGTGTATCTGCCGATCACGACCCGCCAGCTGGCCGACGGCACCGTAGAGATCGCCCCGAGTGGCGAGATCGATCTGGACAACGCTCACGTCATGCGGGACGCGGTCAACGACGTCCTGACCGGTATGACGCCGAGCCGGATCTGCCTGGACCTGCAACGGGTCATGCTGATCGACAGCATCGGGATCGGCATTCTGGTCGCCTGCTTCCACACGGCCGCCGCGAGCGGCGTGAAGCTGGTGGTCAGCCACCCGAGTGCCACGGTCTACCGGCAGCTCTGGGTGTCCGGGCTGGTCGGCCTGCTCGGGTGTGCCGAGCCGCCCACCCCGCGCACGTCGGTGGGCCTGCGCCCGTCCTGACCTTTGTCAGGTCTGTTTCACCCGTCCGGGGAGGGCCGGTCGACCGAAATCGACCGGCCTCCGGAACGGATCAGTGCAGGGTCGACTCCTGCTTGAGCCGTTCGTCACCGGAAAGGGTGGAGAGCGGCTTCTCCTTGATGAAGAGCACCGCGATCACCGCGAGGAACGCGATGGGTGCTCCGACGAGGAACAGGTCGGCGGTGGCCGTACCGTAGATCTCCTTGATCACCGTAAGGATCTCGGGCGGCAACGTCTCCAGGTCGGGGACCTTCGCCTCGCCGCCACCGGCGGCGGCGCCGAACTTCTCGGCGAAGAGCGTGGTGACCCGGTTGGTCAGGACGGCGCCGAGCGCGCTGACCCCGATCGAACCGCCCATGCTGCGGAAGAAGGTCAGCGCCGAGGTGGTGGCGCCGAGCTCGGCCGCCGGCACGTCGTTCTGGGCGGCCAGGACCAGGTTCTGCATGAGCAGGCCGACGCCGACGCCGAGCACCGCCATGTAGACCGAGATCACCGGCACGGCGGTGTGCGCGTCGATCGTGCTGAGCAGCAGCATTCCGGCCGTCATCACGATCGAGCCGCTGACCAGGTACGCCTTCCACTTCCCGAACTTGGTGATCAGCGCACCGGCTACGGTGGAGGAGACGAGCAGGCCGAAGATCATCGGTAGGCCCATCAGCCCGGCCACGGTCGGCGACTTGCCCAGCGAGACCTGGAAGTACTGGGAGAGGAAGACGGTCCCGCCGAACATCGCCACACCGACCAGCACGCTGGCGACGATGGCCAGGGTGACCGTGCGGTGCCGGAAGATGCCGAGCGGGATGATCGGCTCGGTGGCCTTCGACTCGACCCAGACGGCCAGCGCGAGGATCACCACACCGGCGCTCACCAGCGCGGCGGTCTGCCAGGAGGCCCAGTCGAAGTGCTGACCGGCCAGGGTGGACCAGACCAGCAGAGTGCTCACGCCCACGGTGATCAACAGTGCGCCCAGCCAGTCGATGCTCACCTCGCGGCGGACCACCGGCAGGTGCAGGGTCTTCTGCAGCAGCGCGATCGCGATCAGCGAGAACGGGACGCCGACCAGGAAGCACCAGCGCCAGCCGAGCCATGAGGTGTCCACCAGGACGCCGCCGATCAGCGGACCGGCGATCGTCGCGACACCGAACACCGCGCCGAACATGCCCGAGTAGCGGCCCAGCTCGCGCGGCGGGATCATCGCGGCCATCACGATCATCGCGAGCGCGGTCATGCCGCCCGCGCCGACGCCCTGGATGATCCGGCTGACCAGGAGCACCTCGACGTTCGGGGTGAAGCCGGCGACCAGCGAACCGACCACGAACAGGCCGAGGGAGAGCTGGATCAGCAGCTTCTTGCTGTACAGGTCGGCCATCTTGCCCCAGAGCGGGACGGTGGCCGTCATGGCGAGCAGCTCGGTGGTGACGATCCAGGTGTAGACGGACTGGCTGCCGTCCAGGTCGGCGATGATCCGGGGCAGCGCGTTGGCGACCACGGTGGAGGCCAGGATGCTGACGAACATGCCGAGCATCAGGCCGGACAGGGCCTGCACCACCTCCTTGTGGGACATCCGGCCGGAGGCTTCGGCGGTTTCGGGTTCTACTGCGGTCATCGGCTTTCTTTCAGATCGTGGAGGATGGCGAAGGCTTCACGGGCGTGTTCGATCAGCGGGCGGGCGTCGCCCGCCTCGGCCCAGCGGATCAGCGCGACCCGGACGGCGGCGTTGGCGACCGCGGCGACGACCTGCGGACGGGTGTGGTCCGGGGTGCAACCGCAGAACTCGGCGACGGCATGGGACAGCCGCTGTTCGGCCGAGGCCGCGGCGGCGATGAGCAGCGGCAGCAGCTGTGGATTGGCGGCGATCACGCGCATCCGGAGCAGCCAGAGGTCACGATCGCGCTGGATCTGCTCGAAGGCCGGTGCCAGTGCCTCCAGAAGGGCGTCCAGCAGCGGCCGTCCGGCCGGGAGGAGCGGGTCGCCACAGTCGGCCAGGGGATCGCCGACGAGGGCGTCCTCCTTGGTGGCGAAGTAGTTGAAGAACGTACGCGGCGACACCTCGGCGGCCGCGCTGATCTCGTCGGTGGTCACCCGGTCGGCGCCGCGCTCGTCGGCGAGCCGGAGGGCGGCCGTGATCAGGGCCAGGCGGGTCTGCCGGCGTTTGAGTTCCCGGCGTCCGGGCAGGGTCGGGTCCGCGTCCACCCCGCGAGGTTAGATGCGAGCTTGCAGTTTCTGCAAAGTTTTAATCGTTGAGCTGAGCCCGCTCGATCTCGGCCAGCGACGCGGTCCACCACGGCCCGACCTCCCGGCCGGCCAGCAGGTCGGTGAGCAACACCACGGCGTTACGGGCTAGCGCGTTCGGTTTCGGCGGAGTCGTCCCGTCCTCGTCGAGCACGCCCAGCGCGGCGGCCAGCAGCCAGAGGACCACCTGCGGATCCGCCTCCGGCCACGACCGCACACAACTCGCCAGCGCGGCGCGCACGTCATCGGCGGTCAGCCCGTCCGGATGCCCGTCCTCCAGCAGCAGCCGAACCGCCGTACCCAGGACCAGGCCGGTCCGGGCCGGGTCGAGCGCCGCCAGATCCGCCGTCGCCTCGTCGAGTGCGGCATGGTCGGCGGCCCGGACCGCGGCGACCCCGGCGGTGGCCGCGGCCGCGATCGGGCGGGCCGGTGCGGGTAGATGCCGCTGGCTATCCGTCATGGAGGAGACCCTACGGCCGTCCGACTGGCAGGGTGGGATGGGTACCGGGAGGGAGACGGGGATGACGAGCCTGGACGCGGTGACCGCCTGGGTGGAGAAGTACCGCAAGGCGTGGGAGTCGAACGACCCGCACGACATCCGTGAACTGTTCGCCGACGACGCCGCCTATTTCACGGCGCCCTACGCGAAACCGTGGATCGGCCGGGAGGCGATCGTCTCCAACTGGCCGGCCCGGCAGGACCGCCCGCACAGCATCGGCTTCGCCTGGCACCCGCTGATCGTCACCGAGGAGATGTCGGTGATCGAGGCGTCCACCAGCTATCCGCGGCGACGTTTCCGCAACCTGTGGGTGCTGCGCCTGGACCTCACGTGTCAGGCCCGGCAATTCACTGAATGGTGGATGCAGGAACCGTCCGAATAAATGTGAATGTGAAACATGAATGGAATTCGAGTGGAGCTCGGATGTGCGAATTCGCCGCCATTTCGGCAAACTTCGTCGAGTGGAGGCGGATCGGAAACTCGGCGGCCGGTACCGGCTGGAGAACGAACTCGGCCGTGGCGGTATGGCGGTCGTCTGGCGTGCCCTCGACGAGGTGCTGGACCGCCCGGTCGCGGTCAAGGTGCTCGCCGGGCGCTACGCCGGTGACGACCGGTTCCGGGCCCGGATCCTGCACGAGGCACGGACCGCGGCCACCCTGTCGCACCCGAACATCGCGCAGATCTACGACTTCGGCGAGTGCGACGACGACGGGCCGGCGGTCCCCTATGTGGTGATGGAGTTGGTCAACGGCCCCACCCTTCAGCAGCGCGTCAACCGTGGGCCGATTCCGCCGCGCACCGTCTTCCGGATCTGTGGCGAGGTGGCCACCGCCCTCGCCGTCGCCCACGAGGACGGGCTCGTGCACCGCGACATCAAACTCGGCAACATCATGGTCACCCCGGCCGGGGCCAAGGTCGTCGACTTCGGCATCGCCGCCGTCGCCGGACCCGCGGCACCCGAGGACGCCCTGCTCGGCACGCCCGCCTACCTCGCTCCGGAACGCCTCACCGGCGGCGCCATCGAGCCCGCCTCCGACATCTACGCGCTCGGTGTGCTGCTCTACCGGCTCCTCTCCGGCGTCCAGCCGTGGAGCGTCGAGACCACCACGCAGATGCTCAAGGCGCACATCTACCAGGAACCCATTCCGCTGGCCGGCCAGACCGGGGTGCCCGACGAGATCATCGACCTGGTCACCCGGTGCCTGGCCAAGGACCCGGCCATCCGGCCGGACGCGGCGGAGGTGGCGGATCTGCTGGGCGACGCGGCCGAGGCGGCAACCCTTGATCTGGTACGGCCGAACGCGCCCGATTTCGCACATGAGGCGTCGAACGGCTCTCGCTTTTCAGGCGGAACCTCCGAGGGATCCGGGGCCGGCACCGACCCCGTGATCCAGGGCATGACATCGCTCACACCGGGGCCGCGCGGGACGGCTGCCGGCATCGGCACGGGGCGGGTGGCCGTACCGAGAGATTCGAAGAAGGCCAGGCTGGCCGCCGCAGCCGTCGTGGTGACCCTGGCCCTCGCCGTGCCGTTCTCGCTCGCCGCCGGCGACGATGACCCGGCCGGATCACCCGGTGTGGCCGCCCCGCCCGCCGCCTCACCGAAGGTGACCAGAAGCGGGTCGGCCGCCCCGGCCCGAGACCGGCCCACCGAGGCGATCAGCCACCCCGACCGCATCCAGCCGACCAGCGCGAATACCGTCTCGGCGGGAAGTGTCCCACCGCCCGTGCCGGAGCCGGCGGTTCCGTCGAAGCCCGGTCCGAAACCGAGCGTGACCGTGTCCGCCTCGCCATCCGGCACCGTGCCGGTGCCGCAGGGCACCCGCCTGGACTCGGCGGGCGGGTCGGTCTACGCGAAGTGCGTGACCGCCGGCGCCGAACTGCTGGCCTGGGAACCGCGCCCCGGATTCGTCACCGAGCGCGCCTACCCCGGCCCCGACCTGACCGTGGACGTGGTCTTCACCGGCGACCTGGCGCGCTACCGGATGACCGTGAACTGCGTCAGCGGACGGCCGTCCGGGGTGGTCCTGCCGTTGTAGGTCGGTTCGTCCGCGCACTGCCGAGCCGTGCCGGATGTCCGACTAAACTGCGGCGGCACGCTGCGAAAGGGACATCGATGACGGCGACCGCACCCGACGAATGGCTCACCCGGTTCCGGGCGGTGCTCCGCCGTGCCCCGCAGCCACAGTCCGCGCCCGCCGCGGCCCCGCCGTCGGTGCTCAACCTCGCCCCCGATCCCGGCTTCCGGGTCGCGCCGCACGGCGTCGACGTGCCCGATCCGGTCTCCGCCGAGCGAGTCGAGGTGCCCGGCCGGCCCGGCGTGACCGGCCTCAAGGTCACCGTGCCCGGCGGGGGCGGTGCCGCCGTGACACCCGCCCTGACCGCCCTGTCCGCCGGCACCTACACCGCGAGCGTGTCGGTCTACCTCGCCACGCCGCTGGACGGCCCGCCGCCGCGGGTGGCCGCCGAATGGGCGCTCGAGGAACCGGCTTCGGTCCGTTCGATGCCGGCCCGCAACGAGCACGGGCACCACCGGATCGCGGTCACGTTCACCATTCCGGACGGCGCCCGCGAGGCGCGGATCCGGCTCGGCGCCGGACCGGGCGACGCGATCTGGTACGACTTCGCGCTCACCGCCACCGAACGGCCGCTGCGGCACTTCGACGGGTTCACGCCCGATGACGCCGGCTACACCTATGCCTGGACGGGCGCGCCGAACGCCTCACCCTCCCGCCGGACCCTCGCCGCAGTCATCGGTTCGGTACCGGTCACCGGTTCCGCATCGCTCGTTCCCGAGACGCCGGAGGAGGCGGTGGCGCTGGGCGCGATGGTCGCCGGTGACCTACTGGCCGAGGCCCGGCTCGCGCTCGCGCTCGGCGACACCGCGGCCGCCGTCGGCGCGCTGCGGCAGGTCGTGAAAGCCGGCGACCCGGACGGCGAGGCGGCCTGGGAGCTGGGCCGACTCGCGCTCGCCGAGGAACGCTGGGCCGCCGCCGAACAACTCCTGCGCGGCGCGGTGGCGAAACGCCCGGAAGCCTTCGAACGCGGCTACGCGCTGGCCCTGGCCTACGACAAGCTCAAACGCCGGGACGACAGCCGCCAGGCCTCGGCCGCCGCCCTGATCCACGACACGAAACTGCCCTTCGACGGTACGGCCCTGCTCGACTCCGACGTCACGTCCTTCGGCGCCCGCCGGGAGGTGGGCATCTTCCTCGCCGAGCATCTCGCCCAGATCCGCGTGCAGGCCGGGCACCGCCTGGACCGGCCGGTGGACAGCACGTTCGACCAGCCGATCTTCATCTACTGGGCGCAGGGCTTCGACGCCGCGCCCCCGGTGGTGACGGCCTGTCTGGCCGCGCTGCGGGCCAACAATCCGGACTCCCGGGTGCACGAACTGTCACTGGCCAACATCGGCGCCTACGTCGATGTGCCGGAGGACCTGGCGGCCGCGCTCGAGGGTGACCACTACCACTTCTCCGACCTGCTGCGGATGCTGCTGCTGGAGAAGTTCGGCGGCATCTGGGTCGACGCCACCTGCCTGGTCACCGAGCCGCTGCGCCCACACATCGACCGGGCACTGGCCAAGGGCAGCGTGTTCGCCTTCACCTACACCGGTCCGTACCTGGTCAACTGGTTCCTGGCGAGCCGCCCGGACAGCTACGTCATGCACCTGTGGCGGGCCGCGTCGTTCCTGTGGTGGGAGAAGCGCGGCGAGATCGTCGACGTGCTCCTGCACCACCACATCTTCGAACTGTTGCATCGGCTGGACGACCGGTTCCGCACCGAATGGGACGCCGGCCTGCGGCTCAACGCGACACCGCCGCATGCGCTCCAGTCGGTGCTCCTCCGGCCGTACGACCAGGAGATGTTCCAGACGATCACGGAGGGGGCGTTCGTGCACAAACTGCGGCACCAACTCCCGTCCGGCTTCGGCGGCAGCGAGTCCTACCTGGCCCGGATCATCCGCGGCGACCACGGCGTGCGGGCCGACCGGTAACCGATCGCCGCACCCGACGCCACGCACAGGCCCACGGCGCCCCCGCAAGGTCCGTGACGGGCCGTCGAACGCGCGCCCTCGCAGCAACCGCAAGATCCGTGCCGCAGGTCGGGCCGGGCCCAGCGGGAGCCCATCGAGGGGCTTCGTGGCGCGGTTTCAGCCGGGCCTGGCGGCAGCCCCCGCAGATGTCGTGCCGCGGGTCGGAGTAGGCGCCGCCACAACCACCGCAAGCATTCATGACCCGGGTCTGAGTAGGCGCCGCTGCACTCACCGAAAGCATTCGTGAGGCGAGGTCTAAGTAGGCGCCGCCGCAGTCACCGCAAGCGTTCGTGGGGCGGGGTCGGAGCAGGCACCGCCGCAGTCATCGCAAGCGCTCGTGACGCGAGATCTAAGCAGGCGCCGCCGCAACCACCGCAAGCATTCGTGACGCGGGGTCTGGGGCCTCGGGCCCCAGGAGAAAAGAAAAACGAGCGACCAAGGTCCGCGTTCCCCGCGGACAGAGGCCACCCGTCGACTCGTGCCCCCGGCAGGATTCGAACCTGCGCTTTCGCCTCCGGAGGGCGACGCTCTATCCCCTGAGCTACGGGGGCTCAGTGATGATGAGCCTAGCAGGGGCCCCAGCGACCCGGCCAACCGGTATCGCCGAAAACGGACGGGCCGCCGGAAAATCCCGGCGGCCCGTCGATAGTGCCTGGTCAGGAAGCTGCGCCGAGCTTTTCCTGGAGGGCTTTCATGTCGGTCATCTCGCGCTGCTGGCTGTTGATGGTCAGCTGTGCGGCTTCGACGACCTCTTTGTCCGTGGAGACTTCGACGACCTCCTGGGCCATGTGCACGCCGCCCAGGTGGTGCTTGATCATCATCTGGAGGAAGAGGCGGTCGCCCTCGATGCCTTTCGACTCCCGGAGCTTCGTCATCTCCTCGGGGGTGGCCATGCCGGGCATCAGTCCGTTGACCACGCTCGCCGCGCCGTCCGGCATCCAGGCCATGGCGGGCTGGTCGCCTGTCGGCTGGAGGTTCCACTCGCGGAGCCAGGCCTGCATCATGCCGATCTGGCCCTGCTGGTTGAGGGCGATGTCGACACCCATGGTCCGCACTTCGGGGTCGGAGGCCTGCGCGTACGCGATGAGCCCCATCTCGACCGCCTGCGTGTGGTGGGTCGTCATGTCCCGGGCGAAGCCGGCCTCGGCGGAGTCGTCAGCCGGCAGCGTCTCGCCGCGCGGGACGAGGAAGCCGATGGCGACGCCGAGGACGAGCCCCACCACCAGCGCCACCGGGATCCAGTAGCTGAACCGGGACGGCGTGGGCGTGGGGTCGTCCGCTGACGGGGAGTCGGGCACGGGTCAGCCTTGCGGGGTGCTGCCGGTGACCGAGACGCCGCGGTCGCACAGCGCGGTCGGGCCCTCGATCGAGGCGTTGACCCGCAGCGCCTTGATGAACTCGTCGATCCGCGGGTCGTCCACCGTGTCGACCTTGAGCTGGTAGCCCCAGGCCTGGAGGGAGACGGCGTTGGTGAGACCGGGGAACGGGCTCATCATGGTCTTCTCTTTGCCCTCGACCTTGGCGGCGAGCGTGGCGACCTGGTCGGCCGGCAGGTCCGGTCGGTAGGCGAGCCACACCGTGCCGTGCTCGAGGCTGTGCACCGCATGCTCGTTCGGGATCGGTTCGGTGTAGACGACGCCGTTGCAGTTCTCCCAGGTGGGGTTGTGCTCACCGGCGACCGGCGGGGACTGGTCGTACTTCAGCACGCCGCTCTTGTGCTGGCTGCCCTTGACCAGGTCGGGGTTCGACTCGCGGTAGTTGACCAGGCCGGTGATGGCGGCGGCCCGCTCCGCCCACGGCACGGCGTTCTGCTTGTCGGTCTTGACCGAGGCGTAGACGCCCCAGCCGATGATGCCGACCGCGATGACGACGACGAGGCCGGCGACGGCGATCGGGCCCCAGTTGCGCCCGCCGGCGACCTTGACCGGCGTGACCGGCTTGCGACCCTTGCCGCCCTTACCGCCCTTGCCTGTCGGCCGGGAGCCGCCGGGCTTGTTGGCGCCGGAGCCGCCCGTGGGGGGCTTGCCCTGGCCGGTGGTCTTGCCGACCTTGACGGTGGACGGGACCCGTTCGGGCCCCGGGGTGCTCATGCTCATCGTGCCTCGTCGATTCGTCAAAACGGGAAGGGGCGGGGCTCGGGTGGCCGCCGAACGCCGAAGTCTACCCCCGATAGCATGGCTGGGTGACTCCCGCCAACCTTGCTGACACCGTTCTCTCAGCCGCTCGTGCCGTATTCGAGACGCGCGGACTCGACGTCGCGCTGCTGCCCGCCGCGACGACGGTGGAGCGGCCGCGCAACCCCGAGCACGGCGACTACGCCTCCAACCTTGCCATGCAGATGGCCAAGAAGGCGGGGGTCGCGCCGCGCGAGCTCGCCACGGCTCTCGCCGAGGAGCTGGGCCGACGGGACGAGATCGCGGCGGTGGAGATCGCCGGTCCGGGGTTCCTGAACATCCGGCTGGAGAACGCCGCGCTCGGCGCGTTCGCGGGGTTGGTGCTGTCGGCCGGTGCCGAGTATGGGCGGAACACCGCCCTGGCCGGTGAGAAGGTGAATCTGGAGTTCGTCTCGGCGAACCCGACCGGCCCGATCCACCTGGGCCACACCCGCTGGGCCGCGGTCGGTGACTCGCTGCGCCGGGTGCTGAGCGCCGCCGGCGCCGAGGTGACCAGCGAGTACTACATCAACGACGCGGGCGCGCAGGTGGACCGGTTCGCCCGGTCGCTGTTCGCGGCGGCCAACGGCGAGCCCACCCCGGAGGACGGCTACGTCGGTGACTACATCACCGAGATCGCCAAGGAGATCACCGACGCCGACCCGGGTCTGGTCGGGCAGCCGGCCGCGCAGGCGCTGCCGATCTTCCTGGCCCGGGGCTACGAGCTGATGCTCAAGGAGATCCGGGAGAGTCTGGAGCGCTTCGGTGTGCACTTCGACGTCTGGTTCTCGGAGCAGACGCTGCACAACGGCGGCGCGGTCGAGCACGCCATCGACGAGCTGCGCAAGCAGGGCCACATCTTCGAGGACGGCGGCGCGATCTGGCTGCGTACCACCGACTTCACCGATGACAAGGACCGGGTGCTGATCCGGTCCAACGGTGAGAAGACCTATTTCGCGGCCGACGCGGCGTATTACATCAACAAGCGCGAGCGTGGCTTCGACCGCTGCATCTACCTGCTCGGCGCCGACCACCACGGCTACATCGGCCGGCTGAAGGCGATCGCGGCGTGCGCCGGCGACGACCCGGCGAAGAACATCGAGATCCTGATCGGCCAGATGGTCAACCTGGTCCGTGGCGGGCAGCCGGTGCGGCTGTCGAAGCGGGCCGGCAACATCATCACGCTGGACGAGCTGGTCGAGGCGGTCGGTCCGGACGCCGCCCGGTATTCGCTGGCCCGGTCCTCCACCGACTCCATGCTGACGCTGGACATCGAAGAGATCACCAAGCATTCCAACGACAACCCGGTGCACTACGTGCA of the Actinoplanes sichuanensis genome contains:
- a CDS encoding serine/threonine-protein kinase, coding for MEADRKLGGRYRLENELGRGGMAVVWRALDEVLDRPVAVKVLAGRYAGDDRFRARILHEARTAATLSHPNIAQIYDFGECDDDGPAVPYVVMELVNGPTLQQRVNRGPIPPRTVFRICGEVATALAVAHEDGLVHRDIKLGNIMVTPAGAKVVDFGIAAVAGPAAPEDALLGTPAYLAPERLTGGAIEPASDIYALGVLLYRLLSGVQPWSVETTTQMLKAHIYQEPIPLAGQTGVPDEIIDLVTRCLAKDPAIRPDAAEVADLLGDAAEAATLDLVRPNAPDFAHEASNGSRFSGGTSEGSGAGTDPVIQGMTSLTPGPRGTAAGIGTGRVAVPRDSKKARLAAAAVVVTLALAVPFSLAAGDDDPAGSPGVAAPPAASPKVTRSGSAAPARDRPTEAISHPDRIQPTSANTVSAGSVPPPVPEPAVPSKPGPKPSVTVSASPSGTVPVPQGTRLDSAGGSVYAKCVTAGAELLAWEPRPGFVTERAYPGPDLTVDVVFTGDLARYRMTVNCVSGRPSGVVLPL
- a CDS encoding MDR family MFS transporter, with the protein product MTAVEPETAEASGRMSHKEVVQALSGLMLGMFVSILASTVVANALPRIIADLDGSQSVYTWIVTTELLAMTATVPLWGKMADLYSKKLLIQLSLGLFVVGSLVAGFTPNVEVLLVSRIIQGVGAGGMTALAMIVMAAMIPPRELGRYSGMFGAVFGVATIAGPLIGGVLVDTSWLGWRWCFLVGVPFSLIAIALLQKTLHLPVVRREVSIDWLGALLITVGVSTLLVWSTLAGQHFDWASWQTAALVSAGVVILALAVWVESKATEPIIPLGIFRHRTVTLAIVASVLVGVAMFGGTVFLSQYFQVSLGKSPTVAGLMGLPMIFGLLVSSTVAGALITKFGKWKAYLVSGSIVMTAGMLLLSTIDAHTAVPVISVYMAVLGVGVGLLMQNLVLAAQNDVPAAELGATTSALTFFRSMGGSIGVSALGAVLTNRVTTLFAEKFGAAAGGGEAKVPDLETLPPEILTVIKEIYGTATADLFLVGAPIAFLAVIAVLFIKEKPLSTLSGDERLKQESTLH
- a CDS encoding SgcJ/EcaC family oxidoreductase; this encodes MTSLDAVTAWVEKYRKAWESNDPHDIRELFADDAAYFTAPYAKPWIGREAIVSNWPARQDRPHSIGFAWHPLIVTEEMSVIEASTSYPRRRFRNLWVLRLDLTCQARQFTEWWMQEPSE
- a CDS encoding DUF3105 domain-containing protein — translated: MSMSTPGPERVPSTVKVGKTTGQGKPPTGGSGANKPGGSRPTGKGGKGGKGRKPVTPVKVAGGRNWGPIAVAGLVVVIAVGIIGWGVYASVKTDKQNAVPWAERAAAITGLVNYRESNPDLVKGSQHKSGVLKYDQSPPVAGEHNPTWENCNGVVYTEPIPNEHAVHSLEHGTVWLAYRPDLPADQVATLAAKVEGKEKTMMSPFPGLTNAVSLQAWGYQLKVDTVDDPRIDEFIKALRVNASIEGPTALCDRGVSVTGSTPQG
- a CDS encoding AraC family transcriptional regulator; translation: MVDALPRATPAPDTVYFDSVDGDRARQVLNRFYPPVSASGDLKLGVEVIQLGPLTVGHLTFAASATLDFPALSAYHLTLPTTGLVRACRGGQEVVATPATALAFRPGDRVRLRQEPNTAELAVRIESWALEAELVALLGHPIDGPIDLPAAFDLTEGPAHSWSRLIRLLRDELEHESSLIFEPLIAEQLCSSVLSGLLLSVPHRYAAELVAPPTPGPPRPIRRVLDAISGEPEHAFTVGELAAIAGTSIRSLQSGFRRHIGSAPMAYLQQVRLTRAHETLRTGDPAMITVADVAHRWGFAHLGRFASAYRKRFGESPSETLRTTT
- a CDS encoding DUF305 domain-containing protein, which gives rise to MPDSPSADDPTPTPSRFSYWIPVALVVGLVLGVAIGFLVPRGETLPADDSAEAGFARDMTTHHTQAVEMGLIAYAQASDPEVRTMGVDIALNQQGQIGMMQAWLREWNLQPTGDQPAMAWMPDGAASVVNGLMPGMATPEEMTKLRESKGIEGDRLFLQMMIKHHLGGVHMAQEVVEVSTDKEVVEAAQLTINSQQREMTDMKALQEKLGAAS
- a CDS encoding STAS domain-containing protein — translated: MYLPITTRQLADGTVEIAPSGEIDLDNAHVMRDAVNDVLTGMTPSRICLDLQRVMLIDSIGIGILVACFHTAAASGVKLVVSHPSATVYRQLWVSGLVGLLGCAEPPTPRTSVGLRPS
- a CDS encoding capsular polysaccharide synthesis protein, producing the protein MTATAPDEWLTRFRAVLRRAPQPQSAPAAAPPSVLNLAPDPGFRVAPHGVDVPDPVSAERVEVPGRPGVTGLKVTVPGGGGAAVTPALTALSAGTYTASVSVYLATPLDGPPPRVAAEWALEEPASVRSMPARNEHGHHRIAVTFTIPDGAREARIRLGAGPGDAIWYDFALTATERPLRHFDGFTPDDAGYTYAWTGAPNASPSRRTLAAVIGSVPVTGSASLVPETPEEAVALGAMVAGDLLAEARLALALGDTAAAVGALRQVVKAGDPDGEAAWELGRLALAEERWAAAEQLLRGAVAKRPEAFERGYALALAYDKLKRRDDSRQASAAALIHDTKLPFDGTALLDSDVTSFGARREVGIFLAEHLAQIRVQAGHRLDRPVDSTFDQPIFIYWAQGFDAAPPVVTACLAALRANNPDSRVHELSLANIGAYVDVPEDLAAALEGDHYHFSDLLRMLLLEKFGGIWVDATCLVTEPLRPHIDRALAKGSVFAFTYTGPYLVNWFLASRPDSYVMHLWRAASFLWWEKRGEIVDVLLHHHIFELLHRLDDRFRTEWDAGLRLNATPPHALQSVLLRPYDQEMFQTITEGAFVHKLRHQLPSGFGGSESYLARIIRGDHGVRADR
- a CDS encoding TetR/AcrR family transcriptional regulator; this translates as MDADPTLPGRRELKRRQTRLALITAALRLADERGADRVTTDEISAAAEVSPRTFFNYFATKEDALVGDPLADCGDPLLPAGRPLLDALLEALAPAFEQIQRDRDLWLLRMRVIAANPQLLPLLIAAAASAEQRLSHAVAEFCGCTPDHTRPQVVAAVANAAVRVALIRWAEAGDARPLIEHAREAFAILHDLKESR